The proteins below come from a single Benincasa hispida cultivar B227 chromosome 4, ASM972705v1, whole genome shotgun sequence genomic window:
- the LOC120075837 gene encoding trihelix transcription factor GT-1-like isoform X2, which yields MYLSDKPRPIDIYKEEGSRDMMIEVASNGDHHIQPHQQQPQPQQTHQQHQMMLGDSSGEDHEVKAPKKRAETWVQDETRSLIALRREMDGLFNTSKSNKHLWEQISAKMRERGFDRSPTMCTDKWRNLLKEFKKAKHHDRGSGSAKMSCYKEIEEILKERSKSTQYKSPTPPKIDSYMQFSDKGIEDNGLSFGPVEGGRPSLNLERQLDHDGHPLAITAADAVAATGIPPWNWREAPGNGGESQGFGGRVISVKWGDYTRRIGVDGTSEAIKEAIKSAFRLRTKRAFWLEDEDQVVRSLDRDMPLGNYTLHLDEVELLISGVAVKICLYDESDHLPVHTEDKVFYIEEDYRDFLARRGWTCLREFDGYRNIDNMDDLRPGAIYRGVS from the exons ATGTACTTGTCTGATAAGCCTCGCCCAATCGATATTTACAAGGAAGAAGGTAGCAGAGATATGATGATCGAGGTCGCCTCCAATGGCGACCACCATATTCAACCTCATCAGCAACAGCCACAGCCACAGCAGACTCATCAGCAGCATCAAATGATGCTTGGTGATAGCAGTGGTGAGGATCATGAAGTCAAGGCTCCCAAGAAGCGAGCGGAGACTTGGGTTCAGGACGAGACTCGAAGCTTAATTGCCCTACGCCGGGAGATGGATGGCTTGTTTAATACCTCCAAATCCAACAAGCATTTGTGGGAGCAGATATCGGCTAAGATGAGGGAAAGGGGATTTGATCGCTCCCCGACTATGTGTACTGATAAGTGGAGGAACTTGCTCAAGGAGTTCAAGAAAGCAAAGCACCATGACAGGGGAAGTGGCTCTGCTAAGATGTCGTGTTACAAGGagattgaagaaattttgaaggaGAGAAGCAAAAGTACGCAGTACAAGAGCCCCACGCCACCCAAGATTGATTCATATATGCAATTCTCAGACAAAG GAATAGAGGATAATGGTCTATCGTTCGGACCTGTTGAAG GTGGCAGGCCTTCACTCAATCTTGAAAGACAGCTAGATCACGATGGGCATCCCCTTGCCATCACAGCAGCTGATGCAGTTGCTGCAACGGGCATTCCACCTTGGAATTGGAGAGAGGCACCTGGAAATG GTGGGGAGAGTCAAGGATTTGGCGGGAGAGTAATATCAGTGAAGTGGGGGGACTACACAAGAAGAATTGGTGTTGATGGCACCTCAGAGGCGATCAAGGAGGCAATCAAGTCTGCATTCAGGTTGAGAACTAAACGTGCattttggttagaggatgaGGACCAGGTTGTCAGAAGTCTGGACAGGGACATGCCTTTAGGAAACTACACTCTTCACCTTGATGAAG TTGAACTTCTAATTTCAGGCGTGGCTGTTAAAATCTGCCTCTATGATGAATCTGATCACTTACCGGTACATACTGAAGACAAAGTTTTTTACATTGAAGAAGATTACCGAGATTTTTTAGCTCGTCGAGGCTGGACATGCCTTCGGGAGTTTGATGGGTATAGAAACATCGATAATATGGATGATCTCCGTCCTGGTGCAATATACCGTGGTGTAAGTTGA
- the LOC120076668 gene encoding serine/threonine-protein phosphatase 6 regulatory ankyrin repeat subunit C-like translates to MPPLFFPLRWESTGEQWWYATPIDWAAANGFYDVVRELLHLDTNLLIKLTSLRRIRRLETVWDDDAQFQDVAKCRSYVAKKLLLEGELKGGKNSLIRAGYGGWLLYTAASAGDLDFVMELLEKDPLLVFGEGEYGVTDILYAAARSKNCEVFRLLLDFGLSLRCWPSSGEGAMEEALDESKMEMPLAFRWEMINRAIHCAARGGNLVMMRELIGECPDVLIYRDSQGSTILHTAAGRGQIEIVKNLVASFDIISNTDGQGNTSLHVAAYRGHLAVVEFLIHECPSLTSMSNYYGDTFLHLAVAGFKTPGFRRLDRQIDLMERLLHGNLLNVQEIINLRNNDGKTALHVAVTENVQCDLVEQLMSVPSINLNVTDEDGLTPLELLKQQPRSPSLDILIKRFISAGGISNHSDYTATNASFSHLKMQGIGSSPGTSFRIPDAEIFLYTGIENVSDVTRGQVDEDIDLRSDDNGECDSVDSSDKKSISVNHTVKRLKFFLHWSKSKEKRPTRTDWIDDYCSGQFDISRTPQPKPVSLRHQYSNISCLPSPHNRRTLPVPVMNIPPSPSTKKRFAAGLMHGVIQATPKLANPARSPSSPFSGSPMSSPMSMQDYQEITGIGGVSCSNRKVPITKFRQDSFNRKMLMNQYFCFGAQGLAVEDPSSCKRASQKNKSFGSLVA, encoded by the exons ATGCCTCCCTTGTTTTTTCCTCTTCGGTGGGAGAGTACAGGGGAGCAATGGTGGTACGCTACGCCGATTGATTGGGCGGCCGCCAATGGGTTTTATGACGTCGTTAGAGAACTTCTTCATTTAGACACAAATCTCTTAATCAAACTCACATCTCTCCGCCGTATTCGCCGCCTTGAAACTGTGTGGGATGATGATGCTCAGTTTCAAGATGTAGCAAAATGCCGTTCTTATGTTGCTAAAAAACTCCTCCTCGAAGGGGAATTGAAAGGGGGTAAAAACTCTCTCATTCGTGCTGGCTATGGCGGTTGGCTTTTGTACACAGCTGCTTCAGCAGGggatttagattttgttatggaATTACTGGAGAAAGACCCTCTTCTGGTTTTTGGAGAAGGAGAGTATGGAGTTACTGACATTTTATATGCTGCAGCTAGGAGTAAGAACTGTGAGGTCTTTAGGCTTTTGCTTGATTTTGGTCTTTCTTTAAGGTGTTGGCCAAGCAGTGGAGAGGGGGCAATGGAGGAAGCATTGGATGAAAGTAAGATGGAAATGCCTTTGGCCTTCAGATGGGAAATGATCAACAGGGCTATTCATTGTGCTGCTAGAGGAGGTAATTTGGTGATGATGAGAGAGTTAATTGGGGAATGTCCTGATGTTCTGATTTACAGGGATTCTCAAGGATCGACCATTCTTCATACAGCTGCTGGAAGAGGACAGATTGAG ATAGTGAAGAATCTTGTTGCTTCCTTTGATATCATCTCAAACACTGATGGCCAAGGAAACACCTCATTGCATGTGGCTGCATACAGAGGTCACTTAGCTGTGGTGGAGTTTCTGATCCATGAATGCCCTTCCCTAACATCTATGTCAAACTACTATGGAGACACTTTTCTTCATTTGGCTGTGGCTGGTTTCAAAACCCCTGGCTTTAGAAGATTAGATAGGCAGATTGATCTCATGGAGCGTCTGTTACACGGCAATTTGTTGAATGTACAAGAGATCATCAACCTCAGGAACAATGATGGAAAAACTGCGCTTCATGTGGCGGTGACAGAGAATGTTCAGTGTGACCTTGTAGAGCAGCTTATGTCTGTGCCATCAATAAACTTGAACGTTACTGATGAGGATGGCTTGACCCCACTTGAACTACTCAAACAACAGCCACGATCGCCGTCATTAGATATTCTTATTAAGCGATTCATTTCGGCTGGTGGGATCTCGAATCATAGTGATTATACGGCAACAAACGCTTCCTTTTCCCATTTGAAAATGCAGGGCATTGGAAGCAGTCCTGGAACTTCTTTCAGAATTCCAGATGCAGAGATATTCTTGTACACGGGTATTGAAAATGTGTCTGATGTTACTCGTGGTCAAGTAGACGAGGACATCGATTTACGCTCGGACGACAATGGCGAGTGTGATTCAGTGGATTCATCAGACAAGAAGTCAATCTCTGTAAATCATACAGTGAAACGCCTGAAGTTCTTCCTACACTGGTCTAAGAGTAAAGAGAAAAGGCCAACCAGAACAGACTGGATAGATGATTATTGTTCTGGGCAGTTTGATATATCAAGAACTCCACAACCCAAACCAGTTTCACTTAGACATCAATATTCAAACATTTCATGCCTTCCAAGTCCACACAACAGAAGAACACTTCCAGTTCCAGTCATGAACATTCCTCCAAGCCCATCAACCAAGAAAAGGTTTGCTGCTGGATTAATGCACGGCGTAATTCAAGCAACGCCAAAGTTAGCAAATCCAGCCCGATCGCCTTCGAGCCCCTTTTCGGGGTCACCCATGTCTTCTCCAATGTCAATGCAGGATTACCAAGAAATAACTGGCATTGGTGGAGTCTCTTGCTCCAACAGGAAAGTGCCAATCACAAAATTCAGACAAGATTCCTTCAACCGAAAGATGTTGATGAACCAGTACTTCTGTTTCGGCGCACAAGGTCTTGCAGTCGAAGATCCTAGCAGCTGCAAGAGGGCAAGTCAGAAGAATAAATCCTTTGGTTCTCTAGTAGCTTGA
- the LOC120075837 gene encoding trihelix transcription factor GT-1-like isoform X1 yields the protein MYLSDKPRPIDIYKEEGSRDMMIEVASNGDHHIQPHQQQPQPQQTHQQHQMMLGDSSGEDHEVKAPKKRAETWVQDETRSLIALRREMDGLFNTSKSNKHLWEQISAKMRERGFDRSPTMCTDKWRNLLKEFKKAKHHDRGSGSAKMSCYKEIEEILKERSKSTQYKSPTPPKIDSYMQFSDKGIEDNGLSFGPVEAGGRPSLNLERQLDHDGHPLAITAADAVAATGIPPWNWREAPGNGGESQGFGGRVISVKWGDYTRRIGVDGTSEAIKEAIKSAFRLRTKRAFWLEDEDQVVRSLDRDMPLGNYTLHLDEVELLISGVAVKICLYDESDHLPVHTEDKVFYIEEDYRDFLARRGWTCLREFDGYRNIDNMDDLRPGAIYRGVS from the exons ATGTACTTGTCTGATAAGCCTCGCCCAATCGATATTTACAAGGAAGAAGGTAGCAGAGATATGATGATCGAGGTCGCCTCCAATGGCGACCACCATATTCAACCTCATCAGCAACAGCCACAGCCACAGCAGACTCATCAGCAGCATCAAATGATGCTTGGTGATAGCAGTGGTGAGGATCATGAAGTCAAGGCTCCCAAGAAGCGAGCGGAGACTTGGGTTCAGGACGAGACTCGAAGCTTAATTGCCCTACGCCGGGAGATGGATGGCTTGTTTAATACCTCCAAATCCAACAAGCATTTGTGGGAGCAGATATCGGCTAAGATGAGGGAAAGGGGATTTGATCGCTCCCCGACTATGTGTACTGATAAGTGGAGGAACTTGCTCAAGGAGTTCAAGAAAGCAAAGCACCATGACAGGGGAAGTGGCTCTGCTAAGATGTCGTGTTACAAGGagattgaagaaattttgaaggaGAGAAGCAAAAGTACGCAGTACAAGAGCCCCACGCCACCCAAGATTGATTCATATATGCAATTCTCAGACAAAG GAATAGAGGATAATGGTCTATCGTTCGGACCTGTTGAAG CAGGTGGCAGGCCTTCACTCAATCTTGAAAGACAGCTAGATCACGATGGGCATCCCCTTGCCATCACAGCAGCTGATGCAGTTGCTGCAACGGGCATTCCACCTTGGAATTGGAGAGAGGCACCTGGAAATG GTGGGGAGAGTCAAGGATTTGGCGGGAGAGTAATATCAGTGAAGTGGGGGGACTACACAAGAAGAATTGGTGTTGATGGCACCTCAGAGGCGATCAAGGAGGCAATCAAGTCTGCATTCAGGTTGAGAACTAAACGTGCattttggttagaggatgaGGACCAGGTTGTCAGAAGTCTGGACAGGGACATGCCTTTAGGAAACTACACTCTTCACCTTGATGAAG TTGAACTTCTAATTTCAGGCGTGGCTGTTAAAATCTGCCTCTATGATGAATCTGATCACTTACCGGTACATACTGAAGACAAAGTTTTTTACATTGAAGAAGATTACCGAGATTTTTTAGCTCGTCGAGGCTGGACATGCCTTCGGGAGTTTGATGGGTATAGAAACATCGATAATATGGATGATCTCCGTCCTGGTGCAATATACCGTGGTGTAAGTTGA
- the LOC120075837 gene encoding trihelix transcription factor GT-1-like isoform X3 has protein sequence MYLSDKPRPIDIYKEEGSRDMMIEVASNGDHHIQPHQQQPQPQQTHQQHQMMLGDSSGEDHEVKAPKKRAETWVQDETRSLIALRREMDGLFNTSKSNKHLWEQISAKMRERGFDRSPTMCTDKWRNLLKEFKKAKHHDRGSGSAKMSCYKEIEEILKERSKSTQYKSPTPPKIDSYMQFSDKGIEDNGLSFGPVEAGGRPSLNLERQLDHDGHPLAITAADAVAATGIPPWNWREAPGNGGESQGFGGRVISVKWGDYTRRIGVDGTSEAIKEAIKSAFRLRTKRAFWLEDEDQVVRSLDRDMPLGNYTLHLDEGVAVKICLYDESDHLPVHTEDKVFYIEEDYRDFLARRGWTCLREFDGYRNIDNMDDLRPGAIYRGVS, from the exons ATGTACTTGTCTGATAAGCCTCGCCCAATCGATATTTACAAGGAAGAAGGTAGCAGAGATATGATGATCGAGGTCGCCTCCAATGGCGACCACCATATTCAACCTCATCAGCAACAGCCACAGCCACAGCAGACTCATCAGCAGCATCAAATGATGCTTGGTGATAGCAGTGGTGAGGATCATGAAGTCAAGGCTCCCAAGAAGCGAGCGGAGACTTGGGTTCAGGACGAGACTCGAAGCTTAATTGCCCTACGCCGGGAGATGGATGGCTTGTTTAATACCTCCAAATCCAACAAGCATTTGTGGGAGCAGATATCGGCTAAGATGAGGGAAAGGGGATTTGATCGCTCCCCGACTATGTGTACTGATAAGTGGAGGAACTTGCTCAAGGAGTTCAAGAAAGCAAAGCACCATGACAGGGGAAGTGGCTCTGCTAAGATGTCGTGTTACAAGGagattgaagaaattttgaaggaGAGAAGCAAAAGTACGCAGTACAAGAGCCCCACGCCACCCAAGATTGATTCATATATGCAATTCTCAGACAAAG GAATAGAGGATAATGGTCTATCGTTCGGACCTGTTGAAG CAGGTGGCAGGCCTTCACTCAATCTTGAAAGACAGCTAGATCACGATGGGCATCCCCTTGCCATCACAGCAGCTGATGCAGTTGCTGCAACGGGCATTCCACCTTGGAATTGGAGAGAGGCACCTGGAAATG GTGGGGAGAGTCAAGGATTTGGCGGGAGAGTAATATCAGTGAAGTGGGGGGACTACACAAGAAGAATTGGTGTTGATGGCACCTCAGAGGCGATCAAGGAGGCAATCAAGTCTGCATTCAGGTTGAGAACTAAACGTGCattttggttagaggatgaGGACCAGGTTGTCAGAAGTCTGGACAGGGACATGCCTTTAGGAAACTACACTCTTCACCTTGATGAAG GCGTGGCTGTTAAAATCTGCCTCTATGATGAATCTGATCACTTACCGGTACATACTGAAGACAAAGTTTTTTACATTGAAGAAGATTACCGAGATTTTTTAGCTCGTCGAGGCTGGACATGCCTTCGGGAGTTTGATGGGTATAGAAACATCGATAATATGGATGATCTCCGTCCTGGTGCAATATACCGTGGTGTAAGTTGA
- the LOC120075837 gene encoding trihelix transcription factor GT-1-like isoform X5, whose amino-acid sequence MYLSDKPRPIDIYKEEGSRDMMIEVASNGDHHIQPHQQQPQPQQTHQQHQMMLGDSSGEDHEVKAPKKRAETWVQDETRSLIALRREMDGLFNTSKSNKHLWEQISAKMRERGFDRSPTMCTDKWRNLLKEFKKAKHHDRGSGSAKMSCYKEIEEILKERSKSTQYKSPTPPKIDSYMQFSDKGGRPSLNLERQLDHDGHPLAITAADAVAATGIPPWNWREAPGNGGESQGFGGRVISVKWGDYTRRIGVDGTSEAIKEAIKSAFRLRTKRAFWLEDEDQVVRSLDRDMPLGNYTLHLDEVELLISGVAVKICLYDESDHLPVHTEDKVFYIEEDYRDFLARRGWTCLREFDGYRNIDNMDDLRPGAIYRGVS is encoded by the exons ATGTACTTGTCTGATAAGCCTCGCCCAATCGATATTTACAAGGAAGAAGGTAGCAGAGATATGATGATCGAGGTCGCCTCCAATGGCGACCACCATATTCAACCTCATCAGCAACAGCCACAGCCACAGCAGACTCATCAGCAGCATCAAATGATGCTTGGTGATAGCAGTGGTGAGGATCATGAAGTCAAGGCTCCCAAGAAGCGAGCGGAGACTTGGGTTCAGGACGAGACTCGAAGCTTAATTGCCCTACGCCGGGAGATGGATGGCTTGTTTAATACCTCCAAATCCAACAAGCATTTGTGGGAGCAGATATCGGCTAAGATGAGGGAAAGGGGATTTGATCGCTCCCCGACTATGTGTACTGATAAGTGGAGGAACTTGCTCAAGGAGTTCAAGAAAGCAAAGCACCATGACAGGGGAAGTGGCTCTGCTAAGATGTCGTGTTACAAGGagattgaagaaattttgaaggaGAGAAGCAAAAGTACGCAGTACAAGAGCCCCACGCCACCCAAGATTGATTCATATATGCAATTCTCAGACAAAG GTGGCAGGCCTTCACTCAATCTTGAAAGACAGCTAGATCACGATGGGCATCCCCTTGCCATCACAGCAGCTGATGCAGTTGCTGCAACGGGCATTCCACCTTGGAATTGGAGAGAGGCACCTGGAAATG GTGGGGAGAGTCAAGGATTTGGCGGGAGAGTAATATCAGTGAAGTGGGGGGACTACACAAGAAGAATTGGTGTTGATGGCACCTCAGAGGCGATCAAGGAGGCAATCAAGTCTGCATTCAGGTTGAGAACTAAACGTGCattttggttagaggatgaGGACCAGGTTGTCAGAAGTCTGGACAGGGACATGCCTTTAGGAAACTACACTCTTCACCTTGATGAAG TTGAACTTCTAATTTCAGGCGTGGCTGTTAAAATCTGCCTCTATGATGAATCTGATCACTTACCGGTACATACTGAAGACAAAGTTTTTTACATTGAAGAAGATTACCGAGATTTTTTAGCTCGTCGAGGCTGGACATGCCTTCGGGAGTTTGATGGGTATAGAAACATCGATAATATGGATGATCTCCGTCCTGGTGCAATATACCGTGGTGTAAGTTGA
- the LOC120075837 gene encoding trihelix transcription factor GT-1-like isoform X4 yields the protein MYLSDKPRPIDIYKEEGSRDMMIEVASNGDHHIQPHQQQPQPQQTHQQHQMMLGDSSGEDHEVKAPKKRAETWVQDETRSLIALRREMDGLFNTSKSNKHLWEQISAKMRERGFDRSPTMCTDKWRNLLKEFKKAKHHDRGSGSAKMSCYKEIEEILKERSKSTQYKSPTPPKIDSYMQFSDKAGGRPSLNLERQLDHDGHPLAITAADAVAATGIPPWNWREAPGNGGESQGFGGRVISVKWGDYTRRIGVDGTSEAIKEAIKSAFRLRTKRAFWLEDEDQVVRSLDRDMPLGNYTLHLDEVELLISGVAVKICLYDESDHLPVHTEDKVFYIEEDYRDFLARRGWTCLREFDGYRNIDNMDDLRPGAIYRGVS from the exons ATGTACTTGTCTGATAAGCCTCGCCCAATCGATATTTACAAGGAAGAAGGTAGCAGAGATATGATGATCGAGGTCGCCTCCAATGGCGACCACCATATTCAACCTCATCAGCAACAGCCACAGCCACAGCAGACTCATCAGCAGCATCAAATGATGCTTGGTGATAGCAGTGGTGAGGATCATGAAGTCAAGGCTCCCAAGAAGCGAGCGGAGACTTGGGTTCAGGACGAGACTCGAAGCTTAATTGCCCTACGCCGGGAGATGGATGGCTTGTTTAATACCTCCAAATCCAACAAGCATTTGTGGGAGCAGATATCGGCTAAGATGAGGGAAAGGGGATTTGATCGCTCCCCGACTATGTGTACTGATAAGTGGAGGAACTTGCTCAAGGAGTTCAAGAAAGCAAAGCACCATGACAGGGGAAGTGGCTCTGCTAAGATGTCGTGTTACAAGGagattgaagaaattttgaaggaGAGAAGCAAAAGTACGCAGTACAAGAGCCCCACGCCACCCAAGATTGATTCATATATGCAATTCTCAGACAAAG CAGGTGGCAGGCCTTCACTCAATCTTGAAAGACAGCTAGATCACGATGGGCATCCCCTTGCCATCACAGCAGCTGATGCAGTTGCTGCAACGGGCATTCCACCTTGGAATTGGAGAGAGGCACCTGGAAATG GTGGGGAGAGTCAAGGATTTGGCGGGAGAGTAATATCAGTGAAGTGGGGGGACTACACAAGAAGAATTGGTGTTGATGGCACCTCAGAGGCGATCAAGGAGGCAATCAAGTCTGCATTCAGGTTGAGAACTAAACGTGCattttggttagaggatgaGGACCAGGTTGTCAGAAGTCTGGACAGGGACATGCCTTTAGGAAACTACACTCTTCACCTTGATGAAG TTGAACTTCTAATTTCAGGCGTGGCTGTTAAAATCTGCCTCTATGATGAATCTGATCACTTACCGGTACATACTGAAGACAAAGTTTTTTACATTGAAGAAGATTACCGAGATTTTTTAGCTCGTCGAGGCTGGACATGCCTTCGGGAGTTTGATGGGTATAGAAACATCGATAATATGGATGATCTCCGTCCTGGTGCAATATACCGTGGTGTAAGTTGA
- the LOC120075838 gene encoding uncharacterized protein LOC120075838 has translation MASANRWLKPEVYPLFAAVGVAVGICGMQLVRNITTNPEVRVIKEKRTAGVLDNYEEGEKYAEHGLRKFLRTRPPQIMPSINKFFSDPN, from the exons ATGGCCTCCGCCAACAGATGGTTAAAGCCTGag GTGTATCCTCTCTTTGCTGCAGTTGGTGTGGCTGTTGGCATCTGTGGGATGCAGCTCGTTAGAAACATAACCACCAATCCTGAAGTCAG GGTTATCAAAGAGAAGAGAACTGCTGGAGTGCTCGATAACTATGAAGAAGGTGAGAAGTATGCAGAGCATGGCCTTAGGAAGTTCCTCAGAACAAGACCCCCTCAGATTATGCCTTCCATCAACAAATTCTTCTCAGATCCAAACTAA